One Dromiciops gliroides isolate mDroGli1 chromosome 3, mDroGli1.pri, whole genome shotgun sequence DNA segment encodes these proteins:
- the LRRC4B gene encoding leucine-rich repeat-containing protein 4B: protein MARPCSSPWPLLLPGRMSWPRGALLFLWLCSPQLGGGGGGAALAAAAGGGSPPATSCPAACSCSNQASRVICTRRELAEVPASIPVNTRYLNLQENGIQVIRTDTFKHLRHLEILQLSKNLVRKIEVGAFNGLPSLNTLELFDNRLTTVPTQAFEYLSKLRELWLRNNPIESIPSYAFNRVPSLRRLDLGELKRLEYISEAAFEGLVNLRYLNLGMCNLKDIPNLTALVRLEELELSGNRLDLIRPGSFQGLTSLRKLWLMHAQVGTIERNAFDDLKSLEELNLSHNNLMSLPHDLFTPLHRLERVHLNHNPWHCNCDVLWLSWWLKETVPSNTTCCARCHAPAGLKGRYIGELDQSHFTCYAPVIVEPPTDLNVTEGMAAELKCRTGTSMTSVNWLTPNGTLMTHGSYRVRISVLHDGTLNFTNVTVQDTGQYTCMVTNSAGNTTASATLNVSAVDPVGAGGPGGPGGSSGGGYTYFTTVTVETLETQSGDEILLPRGTEKEPPGPTTDGGWGGPRGPSDVGGPASSSTTAPAPRSSRPTEKAFTVPITDVTENALKDLDDVMKTTKIIIGCFVAITFMAAVMLVAFYKLRKQHQLHKHHGPTRTVEIINVEDELPAASAVSVAAAAAAAGVGGGGDSHLALPALERDHLNHHHYVAAAFKAHYSSNPGGGGCGGKGPPGLNSIHEPLLFKSGSKENVQETQI from the exons ATGGCTCGTCCTTGCAGCTCCCCGTGGCCCCTGCTGCTCCCCGGGAGGATGTCCTGGCCCCGAGGGGCCCTGCTCTTCCTCTGGCTCTGCTCCCCCCAGCtggggggtggtgggggaggCGCAGCCCTGGCAGCAGCGGCTGGAGGGGGATCCCCACCGGCCACGTCCTGCCCGGCAGCCTGTTCCTGCAGCAACCAGGCCAGCCGGGTGATCTGTACTCGACGGGAACTGGCTGAGGTCCCAGCCAGCATCCCCGTCAACACGCGATACTTGAACCTCCAGGAGAACGGGATCCAG GTGATCCGGACCGATACCTTTAAACACCTGCGGCATCTGGAGATCCTTCAGCTGAGCAAGAACCTGGTGCGGAAGATTGAGGTGGGCGCCTTCAACGGCCTGCCGAGCCTCAACACGCTGGAGCTCTTCGACAACCGGCTGACCACGGTGCCCACGCAGGCCTTCGAGTACCTGTCCAAGCTGCGGGAGCTGTGGCTGCGCAACAACCCCATCGAGAGTATCCCCTCGTACGCCTTTAACCGCGTGCCGTCGCTGCGGCGGCTGGACCTGGGGGAGCTCAAGAGGCTGGAGTACATCTCGGAGGCCGCCTTCGAGGGGCTCGTCAACTTGCGTTACCTCAACCTGGGCATGTGCAACCTGAAGGACATCCCCAACCTGACGGCGCTCGTGCGCCTGGAGGAGCTCGAGCTGTCGGGCAACCGGCTGGACCTGATCCGGCCGGGCTCCTTCCAGGGCCTCACCAGCCTGCGCAAGCTCTGGCTGATGCACGCCCAGGTGGGCACCATCGAGCGCAACGCCTTCGACGATCTCAAGTCCCTGGAGGAGCTCAACCTGTCGCACAACAACCTCATGTCCCTGCCCCACGACCTCTTCACGCCCCTGCACCGGCTGGAGCGGGTGCACCTCAACCACAACCCGTGGCACTGCAACTGCGACGTGCTCTGGCTCAGCTGGTGGCTCAAGGAGACGGTGCCCAGCAACACCACGTGCTGCGCCCGCTGCCACGCGCCAGCCGGCCTCAAGGGGCGCTACATCGGGGAGCTGGACCAGTCCCACTTCACCTGCTACGCGCCGGTCATCGTGGAGCCCCCGACGGACCTCAACGTCACCGAGGGCATGGCGGCCGAGCTCAAGTGCCGCACAGGCACCTCCATGACCTCCGTCAACTGGCTCACCCCCAACGGGACGCTGATGACCCACGGCTCGTACCGAGTCCGCATCTCCGTCCTGCACGACGGCACCCTCAACTTCACCAACGTCACCGTCCAGGACACGGGCCAGTACACGTGTATGGTGACAAACTCGGCCGGCAACACCACGGCCTCCGCCACCCTCAACGTCTCGGCCGTGGACCCCGTGGGGGCGGGGGGGCCAGGCGGACCCGGGGGCTCCAGCGGCGGAGGCTACACGTACTTCACCACGGTGACGGTGGAGACGCTGGAGACGCAGTCCGGGGACGAGATCCTCCTGCCCCGCGGGACCGAGAAGGAGCCTCCGGGGCCCACGACGGACGGCGGCTGGGGGGGGCCCCGAGGCCCCAGCGACGTGGGGGGGCCCGCCTCCTCGTCCACCACGGCGCCGGCCCCGCGCTCCTCCCGGCCCACGGAGAAGGCGTTCACGGTCCCCATCACGGACGTGACCGAGAACGCGCTCAAGGACCTGGATGACGTCATGAAAACCACCAAGATTATCATTGGCTGCTTCGTGGCCATCACCTTCATGGCGGCCGTGATGCTGGTGGCCTTCTACAAGCTCCGGAAGCAGCACCAGCTCCACAAGCACCACGGCCCCACGCGCACCGTGGAGATCATCAACGTGGAGGACGAGCTGCCCGCCGCCTCCGCCGTGTCCgtggccgccgccgccgccgcggccgGCGTGGGCGGGGGTGGGGACAGCCATTTGGCCCTGCCCGCCCTGGAGCGTGACCATCTCAACCACCACCACTATGTGGCCGCTGCCTTCAAGGCCCACTACAGCAGCAACCCGGGGGGCGGGGGCTGCGGGGGCAAGGGCCCCCCCGGGCTCAACTCTATCCACGAACCTTTGCTCTTCAAGAGCGGCTCCAAGGAGAACGTGCAAGAGACACAGATCTGA